In Rahnella sikkimica, the following are encoded in one genomic region:
- the bglB gene encoding beta-galactosidase BglB: MKVFEVKHSALLRQPEHFISRNELKALIHNVTDNLVNIEDKTGEFLLRLDDGRVIDTKGWAGWEWTHGIGLYGIYQYYQQTGDEKMRAVIDDWFTARLAEGTPTKNVNTMSPFLTLAYRYEETGNAVWRPYLERWAEWVMYEMPRTDNGAMQHIVYNNENHQQMWDDTLMMSVLPLAKIGKLLDRPEFVEEATYQFLVHVQYLMDRETSLWFHGWTFDGHHNFAQARWARGNSWLTIAIPEFLELVDLPENNATRRYLLQVLESQVSALAKCQDNSGLWHTLLDDPQSYLESSATAGFAYGILKAVRKRYIDASYAPVAEKAIQGVIKHINPAGELTQTSFGTAMGSDLDFYREIALTSMPYGQAMAILCLSEYLRVYL, translated from the coding sequence ATGAAAGTTTTTGAAGTGAAACACAGCGCGCTTTTACGTCAGCCGGAACATTTCATTTCGCGCAATGAGCTGAAAGCGCTGATCCACAATGTGACGGACAATCTGGTGAATATCGAAGATAAAACCGGTGAGTTCTTGTTAAGGCTCGACGACGGCCGCGTCATTGACACCAAAGGCTGGGCGGGCTGGGAATGGACGCACGGCATCGGGCTTTACGGCATCTATCAGTATTATCAGCAGACCGGCGACGAGAAAATGCGTGCGGTGATCGACGACTGGTTTACTGCGCGTCTGGCCGAAGGCACGCCGACGAAAAACGTGAATACCATGAGTCCGTTCCTGACGCTGGCTTATCGTTATGAAGAAACCGGTAATGCAGTATGGCGGCCTTATCTGGAGCGCTGGGCGGAATGGGTGATGTATGAAATGCCGCGCACCGATAATGGTGCGATGCAGCACATCGTTTATAACAACGAAAACCATCAGCAAATGTGGGATGACACGCTGATGATGAGCGTGCTGCCGCTGGCAAAAATCGGGAAACTGTTGGATCGGCCTGAGTTTGTGGAAGAAGCGACATATCAGTTTCTGGTTCACGTTCAGTATCTGATGGATCGCGAAACGAGCCTTTGGTTCCACGGCTGGACGTTCGATGGTCATCATAATTTTGCGCAGGCGCGCTGGGCTCGCGGAAACAGCTGGCTGACGATTGCCATTCCTGAATTCCTTGAACTGGTGGATTTGCCGGAAAATAACGCGACCCGCCGCTATTTGTTACAGGTGCTGGAAAGCCAGGTCAGCGCGCTGGCGAAATGTCAGGATAACAGCGGTTTGTGGCATACACTGCTCGACGATCCGCAGTCCTATCTCGAAAGCTCAGCCACCGCCGGTTTTGCCTACGGAATATTGAAAGCGGTGCGTAAGCGTTATATCGATGCGTCTTATGCGCCGGTGGCGGAGAAAGCGATTCAGGGCGTGATCAAACACATCAATCCGGCAGGGGAACTGACACAAACGTCTTTCGGCACGGCGATGGGGTCTGATCTGGATTTCTATCGGGAAATCGCGCTGACTTCCATGCCTTACGGGCAGGCGATGGCGATTCTGTGTCTGTCAGAATATCTGCGGGTTTATCTCTGA
- the btuB gene encoding TonB-dependent vitamin B12 receptor BtuB: MTIKKHVLLTALSVTAFSGWAQDSTSTNSSDNLVVTANRFPQPVSSVLAPTDVVTREDIDRWQSKSVADVLRRLPGVDIAQNGGMGQQTSLFVRGTSSSHTLVLIDGVRLNQAGISGSADISQIPLSLVQRIEFIRGPRSAVYGSDAIGGVVNIITTRDKDGTTLGAGIGSNGYQNYNGSTQQKLGENTTVTAAGDYTYTRGIDVVADGNTGGVPQPDRDGFMSKTLYLALQHEFNDDISGFARAYGYDNRTAYDAYYTPGSALIDTRQLYSRTYDTGLRYQNGIYATQLIGSYSHVKDYNYDPKYGPYDSSASLDDSDQYNVQWGNTLQVWKGEVSAGLDWQKLTTEPGTSYLADGYDQHNTGVYLTTQQKISDFTLEGAVRSDDNSQFGQHTTWQSSAAWEFIDGYRLIASYGTAYKSPNLSQLYSSYYGNPDLKPEESKQWEGGLEGLTGPLDWRLSVYRNDIDQMIDYDSSTSRYYNIGKATIKGVEWTGSFDTGPLRHQITLEYLDPRNAETNEILVRRAKQQAKYQIDWNIADIDWSINYQYLGQRYDTDYGSYPYQTVKLGGVSLWDLAASYPVTSHLTVRGRIANLLDKDYETVYGYETPGREYYLSGSYTF, from the coding sequence ATGACAATTAAAAAGCATGTGCTGCTGACGGCATTATCCGTCACGGCTTTTTCAGGGTGGGCGCAAGACAGCACTTCCACAAACAGCAGTGATAACCTGGTTGTCACGGCTAATCGTTTTCCACAGCCGGTTTCTTCTGTATTAGCCCCGACGGATGTCGTGACACGCGAGGATATCGACCGCTGGCAGTCAAAATCTGTCGCTGACGTCCTTCGTCGTTTACCGGGCGTCGATATTGCCCAGAATGGCGGAATGGGGCAGCAGACGTCTTTATTTGTTCGCGGTACCAGCTCCAGCCACACTTTGGTGTTAATCGACGGCGTTCGACTGAATCAGGCCGGGATTTCCGGTTCTGCGGATATTAGCCAGATTCCTCTCTCATTAGTTCAGCGTATTGAGTTTATTCGCGGGCCACGTTCAGCAGTTTATGGTTCTGACGCAATCGGCGGCGTTGTTAACATTATTACGACGCGCGATAAAGACGGTACAACGCTCGGCGCGGGTATCGGCTCAAACGGTTATCAGAACTACAACGGTTCCACGCAGCAGAAGCTGGGTGAGAACACCACGGTGACGGCGGCGGGTGATTACACCTATACGCGCGGCATTGACGTTGTGGCTGATGGCAATACGGGCGGCGTTCCGCAGCCAGACCGCGACGGGTTCATGAGTAAAACGCTCTATCTGGCGCTGCAACATGAGTTTAATGACGATATCAGCGGTTTTGCGCGGGCTTACGGTTATGACAACCGCACTGCGTATGATGCCTATTACACACCAGGCAGTGCGCTTATCGATACCCGCCAGCTTTACAGCCGTACATACGACACCGGTCTGCGTTATCAGAACGGCATTTATGCCACGCAGTTAATCGGCAGCTACAGCCACGTCAAAGACTATAACTACGATCCGAAATACGGCCCGTACGATTCCTCTGCTTCGCTCGATGACTCTGATCAATACAACGTGCAATGGGGCAACACCTTGCAGGTATGGAAAGGGGAAGTCAGCGCAGGGCTGGACTGGCAGAAACTGACCACTGAGCCGGGCACCAGTTATCTCGCCGATGGCTATGACCAGCACAACACCGGCGTTTATCTGACAACGCAGCAGAAAATCAGTGATTTCACGCTGGAAGGCGCGGTGCGTAGCGATGATAACTCGCAGTTTGGTCAGCACACGACCTGGCAAAGCAGCGCGGCATGGGAATTCATTGACGGCTATCGCCTGATTGCCTCTTACGGCACAGCGTACAAATCACCGAATCTGAGCCAGCTTTACAGCAGCTACTATGGCAACCCAGATCTGAAGCCAGAAGAAAGTAAGCAATGGGAAGGGGGACTGGAAGGTCTGACGGGGCCTCTGGACTGGCGCTTATCAGTCTATCGTAACGACATAGACCAGATGATCGATTACGACAGTTCGACCAGCCGTTATTACAACATCGGGAAAGCGACAATTAAAGGCGTCGAATGGACGGGTTCCTTTGATACGGGCCCGTTGCGCCACCAGATTACTTTGGAATATCTCGACCCACGTAATGCCGAAACCAACGAAATTCTGGTTCGCCGTGCCAAGCAGCAGGCGAAATACCAGATTGATTGGAATATCGCCGACATCGACTGGTCGATCAATTACCAGTATCTGGGCCAACGTTACGATACTGACTACGGTTCGTACCCTTATCAGACGGTTAAGCTCGGCGGTGTCAGCCTGTGGGATCTCGCCGCGTCATATCCGGTCACCTCACACCTGACAGTTCGTGGTAGAATTGCCAACCTCTTAGATAAAGATTACGAGACGGTTTATGGCTACGAAACACCAGGACGTGAGTACTATCTCTCTGGAAGCTATACCTTCTGA
- the trmA gene encoding tRNA (uridine(54)-C5)-methyltransferase TrmA — MTPENLPIEQYDDQLAEKTARLTAMMSPFNAPQPDVFRSPVSHYRMRAEFRVWHDEGDLYHIMFDQQTKARVRVDQFPAASELINRLMPVLISAVKQDPALRRKIFQIDYLSTRSGKIIASLLYHRKLDEEWQKSATILRDQLRADGFDIQLIGRAAKTKIMLDQDYVDEVLPVGGRDMIYRQVENSFTQPNAEMNIQMLEWALKATENSTGDLLELYCGNGNFSLALARNFRRVLATEIAKPSVAAAQFNIAANHIDNVQIIRMAAEDFTQALNGVREFRRLQDVDLSGYECNTIFVDPPRSGLDDETVKMVQGYERILYISCNPETLCANLETLSQTHRVTRLALFDQFPYTHHMESGVLLEKI; from the coding sequence ATGACGCCTGAAAACCTGCCCATTGAACAATATGACGACCAGCTGGCGGAAAAGACCGCACGTCTCACGGCGATGATGTCGCCTTTTAATGCGCCGCAGCCTGACGTTTTTCGTTCTCCTGTCAGCCATTACCGCATGCGTGCCGAATTCCGCGTTTGGCATGATGAAGGCGACCTGTACCACATCATGTTTGATCAGCAGACCAAAGCCCGCGTGCGCGTCGACCAGTTCCCGGCGGCCAGCGAGCTGATTAACCGTCTGATGCCGGTGCTGATCAGCGCCGTGAAACAAGATCCGGCGCTGCGCCGTAAGATCTTCCAGATCGACTATCTTTCGACCCGCAGCGGCAAAATCATCGCATCGTTGCTCTACCACCGTAAGCTTGATGAAGAATGGCAGAAGTCCGCGACAATCCTGCGCGACCAGCTGCGTGCCGACGGTTTTGATATCCAGCTGATTGGCCGTGCAGCCAAAACCAAAATCATGCTGGATCAGGATTATGTTGATGAAGTTCTGCCGGTTGGCGGGCGCGATATGATTTATCGTCAGGTGGAAAACAGCTTCACACAGCCAAACGCTGAGATGAACATTCAGATGCTGGAATGGGCGCTGAAGGCCACGGAAAACTCCACTGGCGATTTGCTCGAACTGTATTGCGGCAACGGCAACTTCTCGCTGGCTCTGGCGCGCAATTTCCGCCGCGTGCTGGCAACCGAAATCGCCAAACCGTCGGTCGCAGCAGCGCAGTTCAACATTGCGGCAAACCATATTGATAACGTGCAGATTATCCGCATGGCGGCTGAAGATTTTACTCAGGCGCTGAACGGCGTGCGTGAATTCCGTCGTTTGCAGGATGTGGATTTAAGCGGGTATGAATGCAACACGATTTTCGTCGATCCACCGCGCAGCGGTCTGGATGATGAAACCGTGAAAATGGTGCAGGGCTACGAACGCATCCTTTATATCTCCTGCAACCCGGAAACGCTGTGTGCGAATCTGGAAACCCTGAGCCAGACACACCGCGTGACGCGTCTGGCGTTGTTCGATCAGTTCCCGTATACCCATCATATGGAATCCGGCGTTCTGCTGGAAAAGATCTGA
- a CDS encoding MFS transporter, protein MKTRKIGFFNYIAYGSGDFLGAGTTALTAAWLLYFYTTFCGLSPIEATFIFATARVLDAVLSPLMGYLTDNFGNTWLGKRFGRRKFFILLGIPCVFSYSFMWVGDMGYAYYLLTYLLFDIVYTMILVPYETLVPEMTDDFKQKTKFSGARIALAQLSAILAAFLPGILLQHFGKDNAISFFYSSLVFAVICAFVLTLVYFFTWERPEELKSEATKKIERERQQLTLAQSLKRLKVELSSTLRIKIFRQHLGLYLGGYIAQDVFNAVFTYYVVFVLMQSASIASNLMGMMAILQFVAVIGIIPLCIRFGPAPSYRLAVTLFGLAAISYGALYYTGMNDSMSLLLLISALAGLGRGGINYVPWNIYTYIADVDETITGQRREGIFAGVMTLTRKASQAGAVMLVGIILQLAGFVSGQSQQVPAVGHTILGVMVIGSLLMLSMGFIISLFFRLNQKTHGVLTRETQKMRDANRIVPEKITPEDRATVEMLTGMKYESLWGNNNIGYLHRHNPPPEKLTRENAAEIPAQGRL, encoded by the coding sequence CTTTGCCACGGCGCGTGTGCTCGACGCCGTGCTCAGCCCGTTAATGGGTTATCTCACGGATAATTTTGGCAATACCTGGCTCGGAAAACGGTTTGGTCGCCGTAAGTTCTTTATTCTTCTCGGTATTCCCTGCGTGTTCAGCTACAGCTTTATGTGGGTGGGCGACATGGGATATGCGTATTACCTGCTGACGTATCTGCTGTTCGATATCGTTTACACCATGATTCTGGTGCCGTATGAAACGCTGGTGCCGGAAATGACCGACGATTTCAAACAGAAGACCAAATTCTCCGGGGCACGTATCGCGCTGGCGCAGCTTTCGGCCATTCTCGCTGCTTTCCTGCCGGGCATTCTGTTGCAGCACTTCGGCAAAGATAACGCCATTTCCTTCTTCTATTCGAGCTTGGTCTTTGCGGTGATTTGCGCCTTCGTTCTGACCTTGGTGTATTTCTTTACCTGGGAACGGCCGGAAGAACTCAAATCTGAAGCCACGAAGAAAATTGAGCGCGAACGCCAGCAACTGACGCTGGCGCAAAGCCTGAAACGCCTGAAAGTGGAGTTGTCCTCGACGCTGCGTATCAAGATTTTCCGTCAGCATCTGGGGCTGTACCTCGGCGGATATATTGCGCAGGACGTGTTTAACGCCGTCTTTACCTATTACGTGGTGTTTGTGCTGATGCAAAGTGCGTCGATTGCTTCCAATCTCATGGGCATGATGGCGATTCTGCAATTTGTGGCGGTTATCGGCATAATCCCGCTGTGTATCCGTTTCGGACCGGCACCGTCTTATCGTCTTGCTGTGACGTTATTCGGGCTGGCGGCGATTTCTTACGGCGCGCTGTATTACACCGGAATGAACGATTCGATGTCGTTACTGCTGCTGATTTCTGCGCTGGCAGGGCTCGGACGCGGCGGGATCAACTACGTGCCGTGGAATATCTACACCTATATTGCCGATGTCGATGAAACCATCACCGGTCAGCGCCGCGAGGGGATTTTCGCTGGCGTGATGACGCTGACACGCAAAGCCTCGCAGGCCGGTGCTGTGATGCTGGTAGGGATCATTCTGCAACTCGCCGGATTTGTTTCCGGGCAGAGCCAGCAGGTTCCCGCCGTCGGTCATACCATTCTCGGCGTTATGGTGATCGGTTCACTGCTGATGCTCAGCATGGGCTTCATTATTTCACTGTTCTTCCGCCTCAATCAGAAAACGCACGGCGTGCTGACCCGCGAAACGCAGAAAATGCGTGATGCGAACCGCATCGTGCCGGAGAAAATTACGCCGGAAGATCGGGCGACCGTCGAAATGCTGACAGGGATGAAATACGAATCGCTGTGGGGCAACAACAATATTGGTTATCTGCATCGTCATAATCCGCCACCTGAAAAGCTGACCCGTGAAAATGCCGCCGAAATTCCGGCACAGGGACGTTTGTAA